A region of the Candidatus Hydrogenedentota bacterium genome:
GTGGCCGGGGCTGGTGGCGCTCCTTAACCATTCGGCGTCGCTGGACCGGCTGAACGTGCGGCATTCGCGGCTGTGGACGGAGTCCTTCGCCGCGGACCCGTTCTTCATGGACAAGCTGAAGGAGTGGTGCGAGAAGGGGAAGGTGACGCACAGCGCCGCGCACCTGACAGACGCCGCGAAGGTGAAGATTTCGGCGGCGGCGGAGGCCTTCGGGAAGGACCTGGCGGACACGATCCTGCGGGAGCGGCGGATCATGGGGCAGTTTGACCCCGGCTGCATGGGAATGCTGAACGCGGTGATGGACCCGGCGAAGCTGGGCGCGGCGGGCATGCCGGTCGAGTACCTGAACCAGAGCGACCTGATGGCGGAGATGGCGCTGGTCAGCGACGGGGAGGCCCAGAAGTGCCTGGACTTCCTGCTGCGGAAGGGTACGCATTTCCACTGGGGCCCGAACAAGTTCACGGAGCTGACGTACGACCAGGTGCTCTCGCAGATGAAGATGTATGTGGCGGCGTGCCGCTTTGTGGAGCGCTACGGCCTGAGCAGCGTGGGCATCCCCTACCAGCTCGGGCTGGCGCGCTGCGTGCCCGCTTCCGACCTGGTCGAGGGCATGCTGAACAACGCGGACCGTCCGGCGGTGAAGGGGCCGGAGTCCGGAAAGCCGGTCCACGCGGGGAAGCCGATCCCCCACTTCAACGAGGGCGACATCGGCGCGGGCGTGCCGCAGCTGCTGATGCACGAGATCTACGAGCGGAAGGGAATGCCCTCCGAGACCACGCTGCACGACGTGCGGTGGGGCGGGGAGCATGCGGGCAAGTTTGTCTGGGTGTTCCTGATTTCCGGCGGCGCGCCGCCCGCGCACTTCGGCGGGTGGAAGAAGACGCATGTGTACCGGCAGTCGGCGCTGTACTTCCCGATGGGCGGCGGCACCTGCTCCGGCGTGTCGAAGCCGGGCGTGATCACGTGGGCGCGCTGCTGGGAGGCCTACGGCGAGCTGGGCATGGACTGCGGCACGGGCGAGGTGGTGGACCTGCCGGAGGCGGAGCTGCGGGACCGTCTGGACAAGACCACGCCGACGTGGCCCATCGCCAACGTGCACATCCCCGGCTACGGCCGCGACGAGCTCATGGCGACGCACATGTCCAACCACATCGTGATCGGCTACGGCGACATCCTGCAGGAGCTGGTGGCCGTGTGCAGGAACCTCGGGTTCAAGGTGCGGATCGGCGGCGACGCGGGCAAGGCCCTGAAGAAGTAGGCGCATTCCGAAACAGCCGGCCCGGCGCGGGGACGCACCCCGCGCCGGGCCTTTTCCCTGTTTCAGGTCACAGGAACCGCGTTTCGGGATCCCCGGGGATGGGGCCGGTGTGGTCCAGCACGGCGCGCACCGCCCGCAGCAGGCGGGCGCGGAGGTAGGGCTTCCGGAGGATGATGCCCTTGACCTCCGGCAGAGCGGTGTCCCGCAGTTCGTCCCGGCTGTAGCCGCTGGTGAAAAGGAAGGGCACCCCGGGGCGGATGGCGACGATCTCCTCATGAAGCCGCCCGCCGGACAGGCCCGGCATGATGACATCGGAGACCACCAGGGCAATCTCGTCGGCATGGGCCTCAAACAGGCGGCGGGCCTCCTCCCCGTCGGCGGCGGGGATCACCCGGTAGCCCGACGCGGTGAGGAACTCATACCCCAGTTTTCGTATGTCCGGGTCGTCCTCGGCAAACAGCAGCGTCTCGACCCCGCCCGGGTCCTCGGGGAACGGGTCTTCCACCGGACCCCTGGCCTCCTCGGCGACGTGCCCCCCCGCCGGAAGAAAAACGGAGAAGACGGTGCCCGCGCCGGGCGCGCTTTCAACGGTGACGACACCGTTGTGCTGCTTGACCACGCCGTAGACCGTGGCCAGGCCCATGCCGGTGCCCTTGCCCACCTCCTTGGTGGAGAAGAAGGGCTCGAACACATGCTCGATCGTTTCCCGGGACATGCCGCACCCGGTGTCGCGCACGCGGAGAAACACGTGTTCCCCCGGGGCCGCCCAGGGGAAGTCGACGGGAATCTGGTCGAGCCGCAGCAGTCCCGTCTCCAGGGTGATCACGCCGCCCTCGGGCATGGCGTCCCTGGCGTTGATGCAGAGGTTCATGATCAGCTGCTCCATCTGCACGGCGCTGCCCACAAACCGCGTGTCGGAGCCGTCGGGCTTGAAGAGGATGCCGACATGCTCGCCGATGTAGCGCCGGAGCATCTTGAGCAGCTCCTGGACGCAGGTGTTGAGGTCGAGGTTTTCCCGTGTCAAGTCCTGGTGTCTGCTGAAAATGAGCAGCTGCCGCACCAGGCGCGCCGCCCGCATGACGGCGTCCGACGCGTTGCGGAGCTGCTCCGAGACGGGAATGTTGCCCGCCACCCTGGCAAGGGTGAGCTCAATGTGCCCGCTGACCACCTGGAGCAGGTTGTTGAAGTCGTGGGCCACCCCTCCGGCGAGCTGGCCCAGGGCCTCCATCTTCTGGGCCTGGCGGATCTGCAGCTCCACCTTGCGGTCCTCGGTCACGTCGCGCTCGAGGATAACGTAGTTGATGAGCGTCCCCTCCTCATCGCGGACGGGGGAGATGGTGGCCAGCACCTCGTAGACGGAGCCGTCCTTGCGGAGATTGGTCAGATGGCCCTGCCACACCTCGCCGCGCATCACCTGGCCCACCAGGGCGCGGTACTGCTCCGGCGGATGGTCCGTGCTCAGGGTCGCGTCCAGGTCGCGGCCGTAGACGTCGGCGGAGGAGAACCCGGAAACCTTCTCAAAGGCCTGGTTCGCATACTCAATGACCCCGTCGGGGTTGGTGATGAGCACCAGCTCCTCGGACTGGTTGAGCGCCGCAACAAGGCGGGCGCGCTCCGCTTCGAGCTTCCGGTCCTCCGTGATGTCGCGGCAGAAGCCCAGGGTGCCGATGATGTCCCCGTCGGCGTCGTAAAGGGGCGCCTTGTTGGTCCGGACGTTGCGGGCGGTCCCGTCCGGATAGCGCACCTCCTCCACGATGTTGAACACGGGGGCGTTCTTGCGCATGACATCAAGGTCATCCGCCAGATACCGCTCAGCCAGCCCGCCCAGGTGGGGGAAGTCCGTGTCGCGCCTGCCGAAAAGGTCCTCTGGCGACGCCGCGCCGAGAATCTCGGCGAGCTGCATGTTGGCCCCCATGTAGCGCGAGTCGCGGTCCTTCCACCAGACGGCCTCGGGAATGCTCTCGATCACGAGGTGGAGCATGGCCTCGGAGTCGCGCAGGGCGGCGGCGGCGCGCTCCCGCTCGTGCTGCTCCCGCACCAGTATCTGGTTCTGGCGCTCGAGCTTCCAGCCGGCGAGGGCGATGGTCCGCACGGCGCGAAACAGGGCGATGATGATCAGCGCGCCCCCGGCGGCGAAGAGGACCGACTTGACCGATATGCTGCGGGGGTCGTCCATGCCGACGAGGGGCACCGTGTTGAACACGCGCATCTCGCGGACCATGTCCAGCGCCTTGGAGAAGATTATCAGGCCCGACGCGGCCGCGGCGTCCCAGGAGACGGCGCGGAAGGCCCTCAGGTACATCAGCGTGCCCGCGCACATGACACCGGTGGCCGTCAGGCTTGTAAGCTCGTCGATGGTGTTGTAGGGGCGCTTGAGGTAGAGGGTGGCGACATAGGAGGCGACCAGCTCAAGCAGCAGTCCGCCCACAAACACAAGCACCGGCAGGCGCTCGAAACGCCCGAGGGGAAACATGGCGGCGCGGACCCCCGCGCCGTCTCCGGAGCCCGCCGGAAGCTGACCAGCCTTTGTGTCGCCCCACGACATCAGACTTCTCCTCCTGCCCCGGACCGCCATGCCCGGGAAGAGTACACAGTGTCCCGGTGGTATCGGGCCGGGAACCGCGCGCACCCCGCTGCATTCTACACCATCGGCGAAAAAAAAGGAAGCGTTCAATGCGGCCGCCGGGCGCGCCGCAGGGGCTCAGAACGTGTCCCAGTGGAGAACTTCGGCCAGGGGGCGCTTTGCGGGGGAGGGAATGTCGAGGGGGTGTCCCACGGCGACCAGGCTGACCAGCCGGACATCTTCGGGAGCGCCCAGAAGCGCCGCCACGGCGGGGGCGTAGTCCTTGCGCGCGCCGGCGACCCAGCAGGTGCCGAGACCCAGCGCGCGGGCCGCGACCAGGATGTTCTGGGTGGCGGCGCAGCCGTCCTCCAGCGGGTAGTCGCCGTCGCGGCAGAACACGGCGATGCAGGCGGAGGCGTCGGCGATGAACCTGCCGTGGGTGGCCAGGGCGGCGATTTCGGCGCGGCGGGCGGCTTCCGTCACCACGACAAACTCCCACGGCTGGGTGTTGCGCGCGGAGGCGGCCAGACGGCCGCAGTCCACGATCTGCCCGAGGGTTTCCCGGGAAATGTCCCGCGCGGGGTCATAGCGCCGGACAGAGCGGCGGGTTCGGAGGGCCTCCAAGGCATCCATGGACGTGTTCTCCCTGCCCCCGGACAAGCGCTAGGGGGCCTGTTGGGCCGGGGCGGCGGGGGCCCCGGAGACGGGGTCGGGGCCGGCCCCTTCCCCCTCCATGCGGTAGACCCTTTCGTCGTCCCCGGCAAACTTGCGCATCTGGCGCACGACGGCGGCCCGCTCAACGGGGTCCGATTCAAGACGCCGGACCCGCTCGGTGGCCTCGTTCAGCCGCTGCTGCAGGTCCTGGACCTCCCTGCGGAGGTCCTCCACGGACTGCCGGTTCTGCTCGAGGGTCTCCATGCGCCCGTCAAAGTCGCGGTGGCGCTGATAGAGGTAGGCCAAGCCCGCGGCCACGGCGCAGACAAGCAGGAGTTTGAGCAGTCCCTTGAGCATTGAAAGGAAGGCCGGGGCGGGGGGGATGCCCCCGCCCCGGCGCGCTCCGGTTGCTATTTGAGGTTGAAGGCGGCCATGCCGGGATAGCAGGCCTGGCTGCCCAGCTCCTCCTCGATGCGGAGGAGCTGGTTGTACTTGGCGACGCGGTCGCTGCGCGAGGCGGAGCCGGTCTTGATCTGGCCGGCGTTCACGGCGACGGCGATGTCGGCGATGGTGGCGTCCTCCGTCTCGCCGCTGCGGTGGGAGATGACGGTGGTGTAGCCGGCGCGGTGGGCCATCATGCAGGCGTCCAGCGTCTCGGTGATGGTGCCGATCTGGTTGACCTTGATCAGGATGCTGTTGGCCGTGTTCTGCTTGATGCCCTTGGCCAGGTAGACGGTGTTGGTGACGAAGAGGTCGTCGCCGACCAGCTGCACGGAGGCGCCCAGCTCGTCGGTGAGCTTCTTCCAGCCGGCCCAGTCGTTCTCGCCGAGGCCGTCCTCGATGCTGATGATGGGGTACTTGGCGCACCAGCCCTTCCACAGGGCGATCATCTCGTCGCTGGAGGCGAAGCGGCCGGGGTCGGACTTGAAGAAGCAGTAGCCCTTCTTCTTGCGCTTTTCGGCCTCGTTGACCATTTCGCTGGCGGCCGGGTCGAGGGCGAGGTAGATGTCCTTGCCCGCCTTGTAGCCGGCGGCCTTGACGGCCTTCATGATCAGCTCGGGGGCCTCGTCGTTGCTCTTGAGGCAGGGGGCGTAGCCGCCCTCGTCGCCGACCGACGTGTTGTAGCCGTTCTCCTTGAGCACCTTCTTGAGCGCGTGGAAGACCTCGGCGCCCATGCGCAGGGCCTCGCGGAAGGTCTTGGCGCCCGCGGGCATCACCATGAACTCCTGGAAGTCCACGGTGCCGTCGGCGTGCTTGCCGCCGTTGAGGATGTTCATCATCGGCACGGGGAGCATGTGGGCGTTGACGCCGCCCAGGTAGCGGTAGAGCGGCACGTCGAGCACCTCGGCGGAGGCCTTGGCGACGGCCATGGAGACGCCGAGCAGCGCGTTGGCGCCGAGTTTGCCCTTGTTGGGGGTGCCGTCCAGGGCGATCATGGTCTTGTCAATCTCGCGCTGGTTCAGGCCGTCCATGCCCATGAGCTCCTGCGCGATGACGTCGTTCACATTCTTCACGGCCTTGGTGACGCCCTTGCCCATGTAGCGCTTGGCGTCGCCGTCGCGGAGCTCGACGGCCTCGTTCTCGCCGGTGGAGGCGCCGGAGGGAACGGCGGCGCGGCCCCGGATTCCGGAGGCGAGATACACGTCCACTTCCACGGTGGGATTTCCGCGGGAATCCAGAATCTCGCGGGCTTTGATGTCGGCAATCCTTGTCATGTGCGTCTAGTCCTTCTGCTGTTTACGGGTTGCGGGCGCCGCGGGGGGCGCCCCCGGGCTGACTTCGTTTCCACAACACACCTGTGGAAACCTTCTTCTCGGCTTTTCCAGGGGAAGAATAACTCCCCGAGACCTCGGTTATGATGATCCTCGTTTTCGCCGCCGAAATCAAGATTTTCGCGGACGGGCGGTCACAGCCCGGCCGGAAAGCCCCTTTCGGGCGGCGGAGGCGCCGCCGCGGCCGGATGGTCAGAGGGCTGCAATGATCCGCACGCTGCTGCGCTGGCGCAGGGTGCCCATCCATTTCTTGTAGCGCTCCTCCACGCGCTGCTTGCGGAGGAGGGGCTCGATTTCCTGGCGCGCCTTGTCGTAGGGCGTGGTGCCGGCGTCCTCGCGCGCCTCCACCTTGAGCAGGTGGAACCCAAACTCGGTCTCCACGACCCCGCTGACCTCGCCGGGCTTGAGGCCGGAAAGCACGGTGTCGAGTTCGGCCACCATGTCGCCCGCCTTCACCCAGCCGACAAGCCCGCCCTCCTGGGCCTCGGGGCCCTCGGAATGCGCCCGGGCGATCTCTGCGAAGTCCGCGCCCAGGTCAAGCTCGCCGCGCAGGGTCTCCAGACGGGCGCGCGCCTGCGCGCGGGCGTCCGTCTCCATGTTCGCCGGGAGGAAGATGCGCCGGACCTGCAGCCGGGCGGGATGGTCGAAGTCGGCCTTGTGGTCCTGGTAATGCCTCGAAATCTCCTCCTCCGTGACCGCCACCTCCTTCTCGAACTGGATGCGCCTGCTCATGGCCACGGCGGAGGCCATGATCTGCCGCCGCACGCGCTCGCGGAACTCGCCGACCGTGGTGCCCGCCTCGGCCAGCGCGGCGGCGAAGGCCTCGCCGGTCTCGTACTCGCGGCGGATGGTGTTCAGGCGGCTCTCCACATCGCCGTCCTTCACCTCGATTCCCGCGGCCACGGCCTCGCGGTAGAGGATGTGGTACTCAATGGCGGCCTCCAGGGCCTGCGCCAGGGCCTTGTCCACCTCGGCGGCAAACTGCTCCTGGGTGGCGGCGGTCTTGCGGATGCTCTGAATCTGGGGACCGATGTCCTGCAGCAGGTCGCTTTGGAGGATGGGCTCCCGCCCGACAACGGCGACCACCCCGTCCACCAGCCGGGACTGGGCCGGCGCGGCCCCCGCCCACCCGGCGACCAGCGCCGCGGCAACCAGCGCCGCGGCAACCAGAGAAAGGCGCGTTTTCTTCATCCGAAACTCTCCCTGCGGCGGTGGACCCGCCCCCAAGCATGCGCGGCCCCGCCGGTCGGACGTGTCCGCCCGGCGGGCGCCGCGCCAAACGTTTCGCTGTCGCGGCGCCCCCGCGGGGGGGCGTCTCAGCCGGCCTCCCCCGCGGCCGACGGCTCTGAAAGGTCGGCGATCTCGAGCTCCTCGGAGAAGTCCTCCTTGACGGCGCTGACGGGCCGAGAGGCCTGGTAATGGCGGCTTCCCGTCCCGGCGGGGATCAGGTGGCCGATGATGACGTTCTCCTTGAGGCCGGACAGGTAGTCGCGCTTGCCGCTGATGGCGGCGTCCGTGAGCACCCGGGTGGTCTGCTGGAACGAGGCGGCGGCGACGAAGCTGCTGGTGCTGAGGGCCGCCTTGGTGATGCCCTGGAGCACCGGGTCGGCCTCGGCCGGGCGGCCGTCGCGCATGCGGGTCTCCTGGTTCACCTCGGCGAAGCGGAGCTTGTCCACCTCCTCGTGGGCCAGGAAGGGCGTGTCGCCCGGGTCGTCCTTGATGCGGACCTTGCGGAGCATCTGGCGGACGATGACCTCGATGTGCTTGTCGTTGGTGCGCACGCCCTGCATGCGGTAGACCAGCTGCACCTCGTCGAGCAGGTAGCGGCGGAGATGGTCCTCGCCCTGCACCTCGAGGATG
Encoded here:
- a CDS encoding fucose isomerase, encoding MAKNTVYLVSNGDARPPACVAGWPLQKQTLDQVAKALKKLGYSPVLLPKHDAKRKHGFVTSQREGAATFREMEPDAPVIVVLNIWAFAHHVAGPLQTHRGPILLLANFDGTWPGLVALLNHSASLDRLNVRHSRLWTESFAADPFFMDKLKEWCEKGKVTHSAAHLTDAAKVKISAAAEAFGKDLADTILRERRIMGQFDPGCMGMLNAVMDPAKLGAAGMPVEYLNQSDLMAEMALVSDGEAQKCLDFLLRKGTHFHWGPNKFTELTYDQVLSQMKMYVAACRFVERYGLSSVGIPYQLGLARCVPASDLVEGMLNNADRPAVKGPESGKPVHAGKPIPHFNEGDIGAGVPQLLMHEIYERKGMPSETTLHDVRWGGEHAGKFVWVFLISGGAPPAHFGGWKKTHVYRQSALYFPMGGGTCSGVSKPGVITWARCWEAYGELGMDCGTGEVVDLPEAELRDRLDKTTPTWPIANVHIPGYGRDELMATHMSNHIVIGYGDILQELVAVCRNLGFKVRIGGDAGKALKK
- a CDS encoding PAS domain-containing protein; its protein translation is MSWGDTKAGQLPAGSGDGAGVRAAMFPLGRFERLPVLVFVGGLLLELVASYVATLYLKRPYNTIDELTSLTATGVMCAGTLMYLRAFRAVSWDAAAASGLIIFSKALDMVREMRVFNTVPLVGMDDPRSISVKSVLFAAGGALIIIALFRAVRTIALAGWKLERQNQILVREQHERERAAAALRDSEAMLHLVIESIPEAVWWKDRDSRYMGANMQLAEILGAASPEDLFGRRDTDFPHLGGLAERYLADDLDVMRKNAPVFNIVEEVRYPDGTARNVRTNKAPLYDADGDIIGTLGFCRDITEDRKLEAERARLVAALNQSEELVLITNPDGVIEYANQAFEKVSGFSSADVYGRDLDATLSTDHPPEQYRALVGQVMRGEVWQGHLTNLRKDGSVYEVLATISPVRDEEGTLINYVILERDVTEDRKVELQIRQAQKMEALGQLAGGVAHDFNNLLQVVSGHIELTLARVAGNIPVSEQLRNASDAVMRAARLVRQLLIFSRHQDLTRENLDLNTCVQELLKMLRRYIGEHVGILFKPDGSDTRFVGSAVQMEQLIMNLCINARDAMPEGGVITLETGLLRLDQIPVDFPWAAPGEHVFLRVRDTGCGMSRETIEHVFEPFFSTKEVGKGTGMGLATVYGVVKQHNGVVTVESAPGAGTVFSVFLPAGGHVAEEARGPVEDPFPEDPGGVETLLFAEDDPDIRKLGYEFLTASGYRVIPAADGEEARRLFEAHADEIALVVSDVIMPGLSGGRLHEEIVAIRPGVPFLFTSGYSRDELRDTALPEVKGIILRKPYLRARLLRAVRAVLDHTGPIPGDPETRFL
- a CDS encoding nitroreductase family protein: MDALEALRTRRSVRRYDPARDISRETLGQIVDCGRLAASARNTQPWEFVVVTEAARRAEIAALATHGRFIADASACIAVFCRDGDYPLEDGCAATQNILVAARALGLGTCWVAGARKDYAPAVAALLGAPEDVRLVSLVAVGHPLDIPSPAKRPLAEVLHWDTF
- the eno gene encoding phosphopyruvate hydratase; this translates as MTRIADIKAREILDSRGNPTVEVDVYLASGIRGRAAVPSGASTGENEAVELRDGDAKRYMGKGVTKAVKNVNDVIAQELMGMDGLNQREIDKTMIALDGTPNKGKLGANALLGVSMAVAKASAEVLDVPLYRYLGGVNAHMLPVPMMNILNGGKHADGTVDFQEFMVMPAGAKTFREALRMGAEVFHALKKVLKENGYNTSVGDEGGYAPCLKSNDEAPELIMKAVKAAGYKAGKDIYLALDPAASEMVNEAEKRKKKGYCFFKSDPGRFASSDEMIALWKGWCAKYPIISIEDGLGENDWAGWKKLTDELGASVQLVGDDLFVTNTVYLAKGIKQNTANSILIKVNQIGTITETLDACMMAHRAGYTTVISHRSGETEDATIADIAVAVNAGQIKTGSASRSDRVAKYNQLLRIEEELGSQACYPGMAAFNLK